The Deltaproteobacteria bacterium genomic interval TTTTACCGGAGCCACATAGCTGTCCACATCTCCTTTACCCTTTCCCATCCTGGTCTCGGCGGGTTTCTTGGTAACGGCCTTATGCGGGAACACCCTTATCCATAGCTTGGCTCCCCTTCTCACGTGTCGAGTGATAGCGATACGGGCGGCTTCGATCTGCCTGGACGTGAGCTTGCCTCCTTCCAGGGACTGGAGCCCGTACTCGCCGAAGGCCATGGACGCGCCCTTGGTCGCCTTGCCTCTTATCCTGCCTTTATGAAGTTTCCTGTATTTTGTACGCGACGGCTGTAACATTTTATATCACCATTATACGACTTGCTTGCTTTTCCTCTCCAGAATTTCACCTTTAAAAATCCAGACTTTTACACCTATAATTCCATAAGTAGTGCTGGCCTCGGCAAAGCCG includes:
- the rplP gene encoding 50S ribosomal protein L16 gives rise to the protein MLQPSRTKYRKLHKGRIRGKATKGASMAFGEYGLQSLEGGKLTSRQIEAARIAITRHVRRGAKLWIRVFPHKAVTKKPAETRMGKGKGDVDSYVAPVKRGTMIYEISGLTQELAKEAFRLASHKLPVKTRMVTRDEGDILG